The genomic stretch AAAATTAATTTGTCTCTGGTCTTAATTGTAATTGCTTAAAATGTTGACATTTGGAATGTATTAATTTTGTACAGTTCTTTTTGGCGATTTATTTTTCATGATAGATGATGGATGTACTCTTGTGCTCTTTATTTCTATCTCTGATAGCAACTAAATGGCATTAATGATGCATGTCTATGTGAGATGTAGTTATGTACACTCAGTTTCTTTTAGTAACTGATGCTGTGCATGCTAGAAAAGTAACATTCTTTGATTTGCAATCATTTTCGGATGACGGATTTGTTCACTAACCTTTGTTGGGATGCAGATGAACACGACTCTTCCAAAATATGTTATAAATGCAAAAAGGCTGGTCACCTGTCTAAGGATTGTCAGGAATATACGTATCAAGCTAAGCAAGCAAATGGCAATGTTTCTGGAGATCCTCTGAGTGCAGAACCAGATAAAGCTAATATTGAAATGGATGTGGCTGCAATGGAGGAAGATGGCATCCATGAtataggagaagaagagagagagaaattgaATGACTTGGATTATTTAACTGGCAATCCACTTCCTGGTGACATTTTGCTCTATGCAGTACCTGTCTGTGGACCTTATAGTGCCTTGCAAACATACAAGTATCGTGTCAAAATAACTCCAGGAACTGCAAAAAAAGGAAAAGGTATTCTCCTggttttattttcaaataataataaacttggatatatatatatatatatatatatatatatatatgacgttGTCTCAATAATTTTTGTTGTTTCATGAAACAACTTGTTTGACATATATTTCTTTGTTCACAACTTTCTCTGGTATGAAATGGTCACGGAGTTAATTTTGTTACAGCAGGTTTTGTTGTTTCAATTCGTGAACATGtggtatttaattatttatttgataacTAGTTCTTCAACCACATCATGTATCATGTAATATTTCATAACTTTTATGTAATTATTTTGGAGCTTGTGCAGTTTCATATTAACATGACTTCATAGAGGTGCATGAGAAGGTTTAGGAAATGCAAAGGTAGCCTCCATTTAGATATTCTCAggattttttttgtaaatttttgATAAGTTTTACTTTTTTTAGAGTGGCTTGTATAAAGGTACAAGTATAATACAGACAGTTTGTAGCTACAGGGATAGTAAATAATTCATGGGGTTCCTTTGTTGTTGCTATGATTAACATCTGTGACTTGCACATTAACGATCCAAAAACATGTAACGCTAGCAGATTCCGAGTACCTATTGCAAATTGTTTTTCTGGTCAGAAAGATTATACGTTAGATTTGCATCAGTATTGATATTCATAGCAGCCTGCAGTAACCATCTTAGTAGTAAATAGTTCTTTGTTTTTCTATCGACTGTTACTTGAGTGTGATTATAACCCCCATAAAGGTGTATTTTGTTGTGCTAAATAATATTATGACCTTTTAGATTTCTCTTTTTCAAATACAAACATATCCTATCTGCAGTTAGTGACACTCTCTATACCTGTATGTGTGTATGGGCATGTATTTGACTGTATGTGTTGTTGCTGGCATGCTTTGCTTTTCGCAATTATGGTATCTATATGGTTATTTTTGTGTTTAAGGGAGAATTTCTCATCATAACATGATTGAGATCCTGTCATTTTTTCAGCTGCCAAAACCGCGATGAATTTGTTTAATCATATGCCTGAGGTGACGAACCGGGAGAAGGAACTTATGAAAGCATGTACAGACCCAGAACTGGTTGCGGCAATTGTGAGCAATGTGAAGATAACAGCTCCAGGATTGACTCAATTGAAGCAGAAACAGAAGAAGGGTAAAAAATCTGGCAAAGATAATTAGATGTTGTGTAGAAGTTTTGCCTAGTGGAGTTGAAGACATTCTGCAGGAGTGATTCTATTTCTCAAAAGAAGAGTGATACTCAACTTGGTGTCTTCTATTTTTATGGTCTCTTTCCTGAGTTCGGGAGATTTCAACACATCTTTTTTTCTTCAATACAAGGCACAAGTTTGCAGGTTCCTTGAATTAAGAGGACATGCAAATTACAAGTTGTATGTCGTTTGTCTCCTTTAAATTCTTGTAAAATGTCTATTGGTCCAAACTACAAAATTGGGTTCGTTCAGGGTTCGGCCCTATAATTATGACGTGCTGTGTGTAGGCAAGTGCTTTGTGGTGCCTTGTTTAGTTTTGCTTGAATATTAGTTCAAATGGTATAAGGTTAATTACATATTGTCTTTGtagttagttatttttagtattttgatctttatattttaaaaaattatattggtggTTCATTTATTCTAACGATGTTAATTTtaccaacaaaaatataaaaataaaaggtaaaaaaaaattttaacgtTCGGTGGTGGATGACGGTGCCACCCTCAGCTTACGTGTTCTAAATATCCATCGTCAACCTCCTTCATCTATCATCGTAATTATCATCACATTTGGTTGAGTTCGCATTAGCTCATTAGTCGTTAGCTGTCAACACCCATGGAAGTAGACAATTTCAATGAGTTGGCCCTCGCTTTAGTTGGGGGCATTGACCATTGGCCCTCGACACTCACGGATGTAGATAATTTTGAGGAGTTGACCCTTGGTGTGGTCGAGGGCTTTCAAGCTCTCACCATTGGTTATGAGGTCGAGCGTGATGGCATGCTTGAAAGTCACTGGCCGTGATAGGAGATTTGGCGACCAACTGATGGGTGCCGACACCATCGTTTATCACCGtcgaatgttaaaattatcttttttttctttgtttttgtattttcataAGTAAAACAAACATCTTTAGGGTAAATTgacctagatgtttcactttcgtaattataagAATGTAAATacaactttttaaagtataaagatcaaAACATTAAAGATAgccctagatgtttcactttcgtaattataagAATGTAAATacaactttttaaagtataaagatcaaAACATTAAAGATAGCTAAATAACTTGAGACAATCTCTAATTAGCCCAATGGTGTAACGGCAAATGATGCTTAGCCCACAATTATCCGATACAGGTCTGTTGAGCATTATGCATGATCTTCcatgatatatttaataaaaaatataaatttattaacagATTtgatgatattgagaacaatcccACGTgaattcttttcaagaaaacttcTATTTTTTAAACGATatatttttaattcttttttaaaTGTGTTGGTTATTTTCGGTGGAACGTTTCCACTTTTTGGAATCGGGCAGAAGGTTCATCATGTCGTTTATCTTTTCTCTCCATTTTCCCTTTTCTTCAATTCCATCCAATCCACCCAATAAAGGCAGAACACTTAGTTtgcaattaaataatattaatgtaTTATCTGCATTAACCAAAATAAATGTATTATCTCTATTCCCTTCACCAACATGCAATTTGAGCTTCGTTAACAATCCTGTTGGCCGTAGGGGAGTCAGGAATCTTGATTTGGTCGCTACTCGGATATTGGCCCCACAAGGAACTTGTATTTGAAACACTTGCCATTCCAAGTGAGCAATGACTACTCATGTCATTCATCATCCATATCCATCAGCTAAAGTTGATGAACGAATTCAAGTCAAATTAATCAAAACGAACTTAGATCAGATTCCTTCGATCCTCAGTAATATGGAGAATAATTTTCTTTCAGCTTTCAGCTGGCACATAATATCATCTAGACTGCAAAATGCTTGTGGAGTAGGCCACCTCTAAGACCATCAACCAGCCTTGATCACTAGCAGTAAAGAATCAGCTTCACCAAGGGAATCGAGAGCGCAGGAGAATGGTTCGGGTGCCATCACCTCTACACAtcacaagagagagaaagaattgtGCATTCCCAATATCCTGCAATGTCGTATCTACCACTTTCAGAGGAAGTGCAATGACAACTCAAAGATCCGCAGCCATCCCCTACCCTCCCCTTTCACGTATCTCATCCAGTTAAAAGAATCACTCAGCATTTCACGGATAGCCTCTCTGGAAACACACAACCAACAACACATTTTAGCAGTCATGAGCAGCATGGATTAAAAGATTGCGACCACCTCAGAGGCTGTACATAAGGCagattgggaaaaaaaaaaaaactaaagataATAACCGGAGAAGCCAAGTTCATAAATAGTAATTCAAAGGCAACACGTTTCCAACGGAAGAGCAGAATGTtggagtcttacttgtgagttcgtATGTCACAATCATCGAGGTACCCCAGAGTGACATGTTTAAGAACCTGGGGCCAAACCCTCTATAGAAACCTCTCCAGCCGTCCTCCTCAACAAGCCGCTTCATCGTCTTGGTAACTGATGGCCTGCCTACGTACCCGTTCATGACCTGTGTTTTAGGAAGAAAATATTCAGCTTGCCCGGTGACCATTGTCTACTAAGCAGATACAAAGTTGGACAAGAAAAGAATGCATAATTGGAATTCATGCCATCATCCCAAGGTCCACAATGTCATATAGAAAGCAGTAGGCCAAAATGTGCCTGTAGAATATTAACCAAGTGCTCTACTAAATCATTCTCTTTTCTAGTCAATCAGAGGGTCTCTATATCAATGAATTTCAATATAAAACATTatcttatatttaaaatatatatatttttacacaTGCTTTGTCTTTTTCCCTTCACAGAATTTAATGCACTTTATAGTTTAGACCTCATAAACCTGCGCCCATTTAGTTTCtttgtttttcatcttcttctttcatCTTTATTTTTTACGACTGAGGCACGATGAATCCGTCGAACACGATCAGCACCCACTTGATTTCTGATGTCATGATGGCCAAAGTAGCAGTTAAGAACCAAAAAAAGCAAGCTCGTTCTATCACACTCTTCAATACAATTTTTTTTCAAGTTACCATTCTGCAagattagaggactaaatttaccTGCAGCCGAGTCTTGATTGTATCTATCGGAGTAGTGATAATTGATGAACAAGCACCAGCCAAGGTTCCAGCTGTCGCCTGAACAGTTACTAGCTCTAACTGAGATGGTTTTTTCTCTGCATCATTTTGATAGCCTAAGCTCCTGACCAAAAGAGAAAATAACAAAGATGTTTGTACATACACGTACTTGGCCATTATGATATGCAACCTGTAATTTCTGAACAAAAGCTACCCGATAAATAGAGAACAATATTGTGACAGACGTACCTCCAAATAACATGTTGAGCAGCACCATAAGCACCCCACCAAAGAGCAGATGCAGGTGACTGGGTTGCCACTGTTATCCCGAAACCTCTATAAAGGCCATGAAGTCCCTCGCTCCTGAGCACTTTACGAATGACATCAAAAGGGCCATTATATTTGATCATTTCAGGCAGACCTTGCACCATCAGTCTCTGGGAAATCTAGGAATATGAGCAAAACTTAGTTCAAATATAAGAATGCACAGGATCTGATGTTGTGATGTCACTGTGCTTCCTTTCCTTTTTGTGTGTGAGCAGATGCAGGTGCGAGTGGCTTTTTTGGTGGATGTGTGTGTTGAAATCCAAAACAAGTATCCATTGTTGCAAATCTCAGCGTTGAGTAGACTAATAGCAAGATGCCCTTGATTGTCCTAATTTAAACAAAACATTTGTGTGACAAAGAAAGGGTGCACAAATAGCCCTTGTGAAACCAAAACATAGTCTAGCTCAAATTCATGTTTTGCTTCTATTATGCTAAAAAGCCTTTTTCCTTAGTTGGATAACATATTTATTAAGATCAGGATACGTAATGCATGCTATAGTGGTGGAATTTTAACACACCAAATGAGACAACAATTTGATGGGGATAGGCTTCAATAAATGGAAGGACCGGAGGAATATATCTACTGGTTGTAATCTTAAAGGGACAAATCACTCTTTTTGTTTGATTGCTCCAAATCACATCGCTGTATTCTTTAACTGCAATTTATTGTATTCCTAAagcatcatttttttttgttaatcatTTTAAGTATAAATCAGGTGGCAATGAAAAGTACATAAACATGATGCAGCACAAATTCAATGTCCTTTTCCTTTTAAACAATAGCCCCTCTGCATACATCAATATTACTAACTGGAAGAAATTGTGTGAAATAATGGTGCCTAATCAGGACAGGGACTTCAGTGCTTAGATGGAAAAACatgtaacataaaataaaatcggAGCTGCAAATTAGAAATGTTtaatgaatgggataaagataactTACCACATCCAAAGGCACAAAATAAACACATGAAAATACATTTGAGACCAACCCTGCCGCTCCATTAGACAAAGCAATGCGTGTTGCCTCAGAAAGATCCATGTGTTCTGTGTATTTGAGCATCATATCTTTAGATACTTCAAGTGATGTAAGAGCCAATACTCGACCAGGTAACGATCCAATGGCAGAGGTACCAAAACCTCTGTACAGTCCAAGAATTCCATCGTATCTTAGTATTCTTCTAAACATTGAAAATCCATGCATGTGTGATAATCCAGCTTCAGCAACTTGAATTCTAGTTTTAACAACAGCTGTTGGATGCAATAACCCAGATTGAAGAGTAAAGAGAACAGCACCAATAACATGGAACCTCGTCTTGTCCAACCTTAACTCCACAGCAAAACCAGcaattaattaaatcttttaactGTCAGAAGATGCAGGACAAACTAACATTTACTAGATTTCAAACAAGGTAGATGGGATGCCACCAGAAGAAGAGAAATATGGGCGAATATAACAAAACACAGTAGTTTGGTGGGCTAGTGTATAAATCTAGGTCAGGCACATCCTTCAAAGAGTGACTACTAATACCAGAAATCATTCAATAAAACATCCTCATCCTCATGCTTTCCAAGGAATAGACATGAAGATATAAATATGCATCAGATTTGGAGACACAATGATCTACATTTATAACAGGGAACCACCAATGAAGTGGAAGAAGCTTATGTGACACCAAATTAGCTTTTTAGATGAGCATGCATCATACTTTGTGACACAATGGTCTACATTTATATCAGGGGACAACCAGTGAAGTAGAAGAAGATTAGGTGAGACAGGATAAGTAAAAGTTAGCTCTTAGATGAGTATTTGCTAAGTCAATAATGAGTCAGTAAAATTAGGTTCAAGATTTGTTCTCTCTGTTTTTGTTACAGTTATAGTGTGCCTATGGTTGTTGTCAAGTATTACCAGGCCAAAAAAATTTGTCGATGATTGTGTTTTGCTCTTTTGTATTCATCAATcggaaataattaataaaataattatcacaAACAAGACAGCCTGAGTAGTCCCTTCTGGATTGCCATCACTCAGCCACTGGATTATTCTAGCTCACATGACTACACTGCATTTTGCATTTGGTAATTAAAGTTTTACTGGTCAGTAGAACATTTAAATGAATGGAAATATTTTGGACAAGATAAAATAAATTGCCAGGACACAAACAAAAACACACactattgttaaaatatcttccacAAACATACTGCAATCAACAATATCATCACAATCAGACGCTGGCGATCGGTAACATATGAACATAATGTATCAGCTCGGAGAGAATGGATCAAAAACTCTGACGGGCATaaattttccttcttcttctcataTGTCCGCCAAGCACTATTATAGACTACGGCTCAACTATTTGATCAAGAAATCCGAGAAATGAACAGAAAGTGCTACTAAAATTTATTGACAAATGCCAGAAATGATCTTTACCCTAAACGCATCAAGAAATGTAAGAAAAACACGAAGCTTTATAAGAAGAACAGATTCTTTTTCCTCCTTTTCGTTCATCCACCAAGCACTAGTACATACAGACAATGGCTCTATTATTTGATCAAGAAATCCAAGAAATTAATAGAAACTGCAACACGAGTATCTTGACAACTCGGAGCTTTAAAAGAGAAGGGAAACTTCTCCTTCTTTCCAATCGTCCAGGAAGCACTAGTATCGTACACTACGACTCAAATATTTGATCAAGAAATCCAAGAAACGAGCCGAAACTGCTCCAGAAATTTCTTGGCAATTCAAAGAAACGTCTTCATCCTAAAACCGtataaagaaggaaaagaaaaaggggaCACTTAAAAGCGAAAATATCCAAGAAAtttaggggaggaagaaaagaagaagcatAGACGGAGAAAAAGGGAGGAAACCTGTCCCAGTTGATGTTGGCCTCGGAGAGGGCGAAGTCGGCGGCCGTAGCCTCTGCTTCCACCGCCATCAGGTCACCTTCTTCCGCCACCGACAACAACAACGGAAGCAGCACGCGGACCTAAACCCCAACACCTACTTGGTTGTTTCTCGGAGCTTACTTCCTCTTCTTGAGCAAAGATGAGGAGACGAGAAGAGACGAGGCCGATGCGTTAAATCCCTCCTTTCCTCCTGCTTCTTGGAAACGGAACCCATCTCTGTCCCTCTCCCATCGAGAAGAACCGTGGACAAGCTTCTCCGTGGCGAGAGAGacacagaagaacaagaaaaaggcggGCCGACTCAAACAAAATGTCACGCGATAGACATGCGCTTGCCCCAACCCCCCCTACCCGCGTGGCAACCGTGCGGACCAGACGTTCCTCAGTGGGTCCCACAATCGGCCCCGGTGCGGAGTTTGGGTCAACTTATGTGGCGGTGCCTCAGTCAAACTTCACGCCCTCCGCGTATATTAGTTAAACACTTCGTATGTATGCCTGTATAAATTGAAATTGCGATATATACCCCTTAAAATTAAATGGTATCGTCATATTAACGATCGATTGAAGAATGCTAACTTTGTAACGATCAATTAAATGTAACGTCAAATTATTTAAGGAAGTGAGTACACAAATGATTTATCTTTGGAAGTACATATAAATTTGCCATATTTAATTAGCAATAAAATAAGCTGTACTACATGATAAAGTTCAGAACTTACCCCACCCTGCAGCCTTACCCAGCGCACCTACCCTTCACCACGTGGTCAAAGTCATGTGGGCTCCACATTTTCTCTCTCCATCGGATCTACGGTACACCTGTCGTTGACGAGGCCTTTTTCTCCCCACCAGAGTGGCCGAGCTGTGTTGGTTCGGGCAGCAAACACAGTTTCCTTCTCAAAAGGATGATGCCGACGTCAGCGAATCAAGAATATTGTGGGACCCGTCAAGCTATAGCAAGGGGGAAGCTCCATGATTTCTGTCTGGAACGAGACAGGTGAGCTGCACCCCTCTGAACGACATACCTTTCTTCTGCCATGGCTTCACGTGCTCCTCCTTCGCGCCCCATCCTCGCGCGTTCAAGAAAGAATCGAACGTCATTTGTTCGCTTGCGAACAGAGCGAGAGCGCGCCGACAAACCTGCCCGCCTTCGCTGTCTTTACTCTGATCCACGCCGACTACTTTAAGAGATGAGACAGTGTTGAATCCTGTGACTGAACAGATCGAGCGAACGCCTGTCGAGGGAGAAAGAGAGGCTCGGCCGCGATGGTCCGCACCGCGGGACGGTCTGCTGGTCTTCGCAGCATTCCGACGggccttctgctgctgctgctgcctctgctGCCGGCAACATTACCGGTTGAGACCGCGTGCGGCTCAGGCGCCGTCGTCTTCAACTTCGGCGACTCCAACTCCGACACCGGGGGTCTCACCGCCGGCCTCGGCATCCTCCTCCCCCAAGAAGAGGGCCGCGTCTTCTTCCGCCGCTCCTCCGGCCGCCTCTGCGACGGCCGCCTCGTCATCGATTTCCTCTGTGAGTGAACCCTACTTACCTCGCCGACCTCCTTCGAGATCTTTTAGCGGAGAATGACAGTGGGTCGGTGTTGGCAGGCGAGAGCTTGAACACCAGCTACCTGAGCCCGTACATGGAGCCGCTGGGGGCGGATTTCAGCAGCGGGGCCAACTTCGCCGTTGCCGGCTCTTGCACTCGCCCACCGGACGTTCCCTTCGCCTTGGCCGTCCAAGTGCGGCAGTTCCTCCGCTTCAAGTTGCGATCTTTGGAGCTCGTTGCTCAAGGTTTCATCTCTTATCTTTATCAGACTGTTGAGATCAATGCTTTCAATCGAAGGCATTGGCGATGCACTTAGCATGAGCTGTAGAATGCACCATTGGTGCATGTTGCAGGTGCCGAGGACCTGATTGATGCAGAGGGATTCCGCAACGCGATATATGCCATTGACATCGGGCAGAACGATTTAGCAGCAGCCTTTTCTGCAAATTTAAGCTATGTTCAGGTCATCGAAAGAGTCCCATCGGTCATCCATGAGATCAAGAAAGCTATTGAGGCAAGTCTTAGTATAAATCATCAGTTACTTGATGTTTGTTTGATTCACGGAAGATGTCTTTCGATCTTATGATGGAATTACTGCAAACACTATGCTGTTGTCTATGGTACATTTGACAATCTATATCTTAGCTTTACTGATTCCTGATGTTGACTTGAATTTGACTTTGATTGAATATGCAATGGTTTCACAAAAGAGGGTTTTCGTGTCGAATGCGTTGACTACCTCAACTTAGCTTTGTCAATTCCTTGATGTAGTTTGAAATCAACCTTTGGCTGATTCTACATTAGTTTTCACAAAATGTTGACTTTTTATTAGGTTAAGATCAAAGTGGATTGAATGTGCATATCTTACATTTACCAATTGTTAATATCGATCTGAATGTGTCTTCGTTTTATGCTGCATTGGATTCATGATGGTTGATTTCCATGTCCATATGAAGTAAATTGACTAACTATACTGAAGATTAAATTCTCAGTTTGATACCGGCTTCAGTTATCTATCAGACCTGTTTGGTAGTGTTGCTCATAAAagataatgataataaataatacCCGATTGGTATCGCACCATATTCACCGGTATTTGAAACCATGAAATAGATTACCTTcatctgttttctttttctttttttccacagTGAAGAACTTATAGTCAACTTCAACAAACCTACTAATCCTGCAAATATAGCTTATTACTTGGTATTTATTCTCATTGATCTCTATGTTTCCTTATGTCTCTGATGAAGTGCAAATGCAGAATTTGTATGACAATGGAGGGAAAAAGTTTTGGGTACACAACACTGGCCCCTTGGGATGTTTGCCTCAAAAGCTTGCCCTGCCGCAAAAACACAACAGCAGTTTCGATCCATATGGATGTCTGATTCCCTTCAACAATGCTGCCAAGGAATTCAATGCCCAACTGAGTGCTCTTTGTGATAACTTGAACTCAGAGTTGAAGAATGCCACCATTGTTTACACTGATATCTACTCTATTAAGTACGATCTCATCGCCAATCACACTGCATACGGTAAGCTGTCGAATTCATGTATCAAGCTATCTTCATAGTTCAAGTTCCAAGTTTCTTTTCAAAATTTCATTGCGAGAGGGAAGTGCATAGCGCAAAATCCATGGCTTATACTTGGATATTTGTTTCTTGTAAATTCCAAAGTTTCTTTTTGATTGCATTTGAAGGTGCACATCATCAAAATGGTCATGATTACTTCGAATAGGTAACAAAAGACCATCATCCTAAGTTGCTTCCATGGACAGTCTCCATGATTCTGCCATGTGATCTGTTTTGCAGGCTTTGAGACTGCACTGATGGCATGTTGTGGATATGGTGGACCTCCATACAACTTCAATCAAAGGATTGAGTGTGGTGCTTTTGGCTCCCAAGTGTGCCCTCTCGGCTCAAAGTACATCAGTTGGGATGGGGTTCATTACACTGAGGCTGCCAATGCTATAGTGGCTTCCAAGATACTGACAACAAAGTATTCAAAACCCAATCTTGCCTTTGATTACTTCTGCACTGCTTAATTTTTATGTTTCGGATTCACTCATTAAGCTCGAGTCGATTTACATCGCGATAACTGTAATTTAATTACCTTCCTAGCATACATGAAAAAAAAGAtgtgaaagaagaagaaaaggaggtaGAATCTGTCAGCAAGTTTTGCCTACATCCTATTGAATCTCTTTGGTGAATTTGTATGTGGATCTCTTTAAATGGATGGGATTTTTGTACTGTTTCTCATTATATCTCATCaaagaaaaacaattttgattaGCCATGTGGCACAGAACTATATCTTTGAGCTCCAAAATCAGTTTCAGTAAGCAAACTCTGTGCAGTCCTCCTGGCAATCACTACTGGATTTTCTTTCTCTGGAGCTGAGGAAATGGGCTTTGGATCAGAGTCATGTTGAGCTTCATAAATCACATGGGCAGGATAACTGTTTCCCTTTGACTTAATCTGGCCATCCTATTTAAGCTGCTCGCAGACATAATTATTATGTCCAATCTCCATGGGCTAATAGTTGATGGCTGTCATTCCTGTCTGTTCACTGTTTTGCATGAGCTATAAGGGGTTCTCTGAATCATTAAGCTGTTGGATTCATCATCTAAATTCTGAAACCTGTTGGATTTTGACAATCTTTGTGTTTGagacagtctctctctctctctctctctctctctctctctctctcttatatatgTATGCAAATCTGATGATGATGGCTTAACTGTCACACATTTATCTTTCTCAGATCAATCGAGATGCCTTAGGTTACAATCTCCATCGATTCTGTTTGCTTGATCCTTCCGCAGCAACAAAAACCTTATGAACATGATGGAGACTGAACCATGATTGAAGTCCCTGCagaaaaaacaagaagaaaaagatgggAAAAGCCATCGCCACCAAGAAAGATGCGACGTAGCAATGCAGGCCACTTGAACCCTCGAACAGTCTCTGTTGTCATGTCAATGTGTCCTGTGCATGCTGTTTCATGCAGATTTCAACGCTTCTTCTCAGCCGCTCAAGACTCCGCCTTTACCTGAAGTCACATCTCCTCAATCTTTTTCGTGCGCCTCCATTTCAATCTGATCACAAGAAAAGAGTTCAGCAATGCACTCTATTTCCTCGATCCatcttctccttctctctctcttggtTGTCTTCTTCTAGGTTTGACATGGGTAGACTTGGCACTGCTCACTGCCCGGTGGCACGAGTTTAATGCACGGCAAGGCCAGCACCAGAGGCAGCAGCCATGAAAGCAAATCCAACACAGCTTGAGAGGGATCCAACCCAGCAATGGGAGCCACAAGCGCATCGTGGGTGCTGTGTCCCACACAGTCAACTCCTGAGATCCCCAAACCCCCCCCCCCGATGAGGCTTGCATTACTTCACAAACTGTAGGAAGAAAAAGGAAGCCCATTGTGCTGGACAGCATCATTCAACTCCCACTACACCAGACAATGCATTGCATGTGGATGCTTGAGAGCCATTGCTCTTCAACAGTCCTATGCTTTCCACGCTCGATCAGAATGAGTTCAGCTGTTGCTGCTAAACCGTTCTTTTGTGTGCGATGGAAAAGAGAGACCTTGATTAAAAAGGACATCTTACCTACAACTCCAACCAGCTTATTTGAATCTCTATCATGTTGTTATTGCCTTGGATTTACACCATGATGCATGATCTCTTTGCACTTCATGAAACCACAGGATTCACAGGCACACACCACAAACATTACAAGCTCCAACATTTTGAAGCTTCCTTCCCTGTAGGGTATTTTTATGTAGGAATTCTAGAGAAAATCTTAAAGTATAATAAAGTGTAGTATAGGGTGTGCCATTGACACCAAGCATATGTCATCTCTACTTTAGTTTGTCTCCCTGGTCCTGATACAATCACTCATGTGCATCTCCATCACTTTAATACAGT from Musa acuminata AAA Group cultivar baxijiao chromosome BXJ1-3, Cavendish_Baxijiao_AAA, whole genome shotgun sequence encodes the following:
- the LOC103978918 gene encoding GDSL esterase/lipase At1g09390 codes for the protein MVRTAGRSAGLRSIPTGLLLLLLPLLPATLPVETACGSGAVVFNFGDSNSDTGGLTAGLGILLPQEEGRVFFRRSSGRLCDGRLVIDFLCESLNTSYLSPYMEPLGADFSSGANFAVAGSCTRPPDVPFALAVQVRQFLRFKLRSLELVAQGAEDLIDAEGFRNAIYAIDIGQNDLAAAFSANLSYVQVIERVPSVIHEIKKAIENLYDNGGKKFWVHNTGPLGCLPQKLALPQKHNSSFDPYGCLIPFNNAAKEFNAQLSALCDNLNSELKNATIVYTDIYSIKYDLIANHTAYGFETALMACCGYGGPPYNFNQRIECGAFGSQVCPLGSKYISWDGVHYTEAANAIVASKILTTKYSKPNLAFDYFCTA
- the LOC103978919 gene encoding uncharacterized protein LOC103978919 isoform X4, which translates into the protein MAVEAEATAADFALSEANINWDRLDKTRFHVIGAVLFTLQSGLLHPTAVVKTRIQVAEAGLSHMHGFSMFRRILRYDGILGLYRGFGTSAIGSLPGRVLALTSLEVSKDMMLKYTEHMDLSEATRIALSNGAAGLVSNVFSCVYFVPLDVISQRLMVQGLPEMIKYNGPFDVIRKVLRSEGLHGLYRGFGITVATQSPASALWWGAYGAAQHVIWRSLGYQNDAEKKPSQLELVTVQATAGTLAGACSSIITTPIDTIKTRLQKSSGC
- the LOC103978919 gene encoding uncharacterized protein LOC103978919 isoform X1 → MAVEAEATAADFALSEANINWDRLDKTRFHVIGAVLFTLQSGLLHPTAVVKTRIQVAEAGLSHMHGFSMFRRILRYDGILGLYRGFGTSAIGSLPGRVLALTSLEVSKDMMLKYTEHMDLSEATRIALSNGAAGLVSNVFSCVYFVPLDVISQRLMVQGLPEMIKYNGPFDVIRKVLRSEGLHGLYRGFGITVATQSPASALWWGAYGAAQHVIWRSLGYQNDAEKKPSQLELVTVQATAGTLAGACSSIITTPIDTIKTRLQVMNGYVGRPSVTKTMKRLVEEDGWRGFYRGFGPRFLNMSLWGTSMIVTYELTSKTPTFCSSVGNVLPLNYYL
- the LOC103978919 gene encoding uncharacterized protein LOC103978919 isoform X3 → MAVEAEATAADFALSEANINWDRLDKTRFHVIGAVLFTLQSGLLHPTAVVKTRIQVAEAGLSHMHGFSMFRRILRYDGILGLYRGFGTSAIGSLPGRVLALTSLEVSKDMMLKYTEHMDLSEATRIALSNGAAGLVSNVFSCVYFVPLDVISQRLMVQGLPEMIKYNGPFDVIRKVLRSEGLHGLYRGFGITVATQSPASALWWGAYGAAQHVIWREKTISVRASNCSGDSWNLGWCLFINYHYSDRYNQDSAAEIKWVLIVFDGFIVPQS
- the LOC103978919 gene encoding uncharacterized protein LOC103978919 isoform X2; its protein translation is MAVEAEATAADFALSEANINWDRLDKTRFHVIGAVLFTLQSGLLHPTAVVKTRIQVAEAGLSHMHGFSMFRRILRYDGILGLYRGFGTSAIGSLPGRVLALTSLEVSKDMMLKYTEHMDLSEATRIALSNGAAGLVSNVFSCVYFVPLDVISQRLMVQGLPEMIKYNGPFDVIRKVLRSEGLHGLYRGFGITVATQSPASALWWGAYGAAQHVIWRSLGYQNDAEKKPSQLELVTVQATAGTLAGACSSIITTPIDTIKTRLQVMNGYVGRPSVTKTMKRLVEEDGWRGFYRGFGPRFLNMSLWGTSMIVTYELTKRLSVKC